A region of Micropterus dolomieu isolate WLL.071019.BEF.003 ecotype Adirondacks linkage group LG01, ASM2129224v1, whole genome shotgun sequence DNA encodes the following proteins:
- the LOC123970682 gene encoding zinc finger protein 771-like, with protein sequence MSKVENEEELCGQRKLLDAVFKPGADVQLLLVSEEAVPTKQQEWSPSRDQEDPPEPLHIKEEWSCSLDQEDPPEPPHIKEEWISEECSRSLDQEDPPEPPHIKEECSRSLDQEDPPEPPHIKEEQEELWISRDGEQLRGLKEADIIKFTFTPVPVKSEEDVTDCDRHLQLDTDDKMSDSSEPETDDSCNWHETREPQSGLNPLQNNIKCNTGEKSFSCSECGKLFRQNSQLKRHMIIHTGEKPFPCSVCTKRFGDRGTLSKHMRIHTGEKPFSCSVCGKIFTQNSTLTEHLRVHTGEKPFTCSVCQTSFSLKNTLSKHMRIHTGEKPFSCSFCGKIFTQNSTLTKHLRVHTGEKPFTCSVCKARFSSRSNLSQHMRTHTREKSFSCSSCDKSFTELNVLKDHKCTG encoded by the exons ATGTCTAAAGTGGAGAACGAGGAGGAACTTTGTGGACAACGCAAACTACTGGACGCTGTTTTCAAGCCTGGAGCAG ACGTCCAGCTGCTGTTGGTGAGTGAAGAAGCGGTTCCCACTAAGCAACAGGAGTGGAGCCCCAGTcgggaccaggaggacccaccagagcccctacacattaaagaggagtggAGCTGCAGTCttgaccaggaggacccaccagagccgccacacattaaagaggagtggATCTCcg aggagtgTAGCcgcagtctggaccaggaggacccaccagagccgccacacattaaagaggagtgTAGCcgcagtctggaccaggaggacccaccagagccgccacacattaaagaggaacaggaggaactctggatCAGTCGGGACGGAGAGCAGTTACGAGGGCTGAAGGAGGCTGATATCATCAAGTTCACATTCACTCCTGtccctgtgaagagtgaagaagatgtGACAGACTGTGATAGACATTTACAACTAGATActgatgacaaaatgtcagactcctctgaaccTGAGACTGATGACAGTTGTAATTGGCATGAGACCAGGGAACCTCAGTCAGGTTTAAACCCTCtgcaaaataatattaaatgtaaCACTGGTGAGAAATCATTTAGTTGCTCTGAGTGTGGTAAACTGTTCAGGCAAAACTCACAGCTGAAGAGACACATGATAATCCACACAGGAGAAAAACCTTTCCCATGTTCAGTTTGTACAAAACGTTTCGGTGACAGAGGCACTTTATCCAAAcacatgagaatccacacaggtgagaaaccCTTCAGTTGTTCTGTATGTGGTAAAATATTCACACAAAACTCAACTTTGACCGAACACTTAAGAGTTCATACAGGAGAAAAACCTTTCACATGTTCAGTTTGTCAAACAAGTTTCAGTCTCAAAAACACTTTATCCAAACAtatgagaatccacacaggagagaagccCTTCAGTTGTTCTTTCTGTggtaaaatatttacacaaaactCTACTTTGACCAAACACTTAAGAGTTCATACAGGAGAAAAACCTTTCACATGTTCAGTTTGCAAAGCAAGGTTCAGTAGCAGAAGCAATTTATCGCAAcacatgagaacccacacaAGAGAGAAATCATTTAGTTGCAGCAGCTGTGATAAAAGTTTCACTGAGCTTAATGTTTTAAAAGACCACAAGTGTACTGGTTAG
- the LOC123971625 gene encoding oocyte zinc finger protein XlCOF22-like, with the protein MSKVQTLRAFVQQRLSAAAEEIFELFERTIAEYEEELCGQRKLLDAVFKPEVRLHRADTQLLLSKEEVPPEQQEWTLYLDQEDPPVPPHIKEEWSPSLDQEDPPEPPHMKEEKEEVWISQEGEQLQGLEEADITKFTFTPVPVKSEEDEGKPQKTEADGEDCGGPESARNTDLVTHLHSDTDEKTSVFSETETDESCDWKERKELQSGSNPQNNSECKTGEKSLRCSECGKRFRYKSKLKRHMILHTGDKPFSCSVCSKTFSRRDSLTQHMALHTGEKRYICSVCGRRFTRSYQLKNHRCGVFQSSELHQTEENRDAEHLKTEADGEDCVGPEPARNSDLDTHLQPDTDDETETGDSCDWEKTREPQSGSNPLQNYEVPVSDVECNTGKTSSSSFECSTGFGHKEHLQEENRVQTEEKQFSCSVCGKGYVNKNSLRSHMRLHSEGKHFTCLVCKKTFLWTGDLVKHMRTHTGEKPFSCSVCGKGYFSKNSLLNHMRIHSERKCFSCSVCNKYFRWTGDLVKHMRTHTGEKPFSCSDCGKSYPSKNSLLNHMRIHSEGKSFSCSVCEKTFPWRVEVVKHMRVHTGEKPFSCSVCAKRFGDKGNLRRHLAVHTGEKRFSCSVCGKGFIESSHLNSHLRVHTGEKPFTCSVCKSSFSQKSNLSKHMRVHTGEKPFRCSVCGRGFTQKSRLRQHMRTHTGEK; encoded by the exons ATGTCTAAAGTCCAAACGCTGAGAGCTTTTGTCCAGCAGCGACTAAGTGCGGCTGCTGAAGAGATATTTGAGCTGTTTGAAAGAACGATAGCAGAGTACGAGGAGGAACTTTGTGGACAACGCAAACTACTGGACGCTGTTTTCAAGCCTGAAGTCCGgttacacagagcag ATACTCAGCTGCTGTTGAGTAAAGAAGAGGTTCCCCCTGAGCAGCAGGAATGGACTTTGtatctggaccaggaggacccaccagtgcccccacacattaaagaggagtggagccccagtctggaccaggaggacccaccagagcccccacacatgaaagaggaaaaggaggaagtCTGGatcagtcaggagggagagcagcttcaaGGGCTGGAAGAGGCTGATATCACCAAGTTCACATTCACTCCTGtccctgtgaagagtgaagaagatgaagGGAAACCTCAGAAAACAGaagctgatggagaggactgtggaggaccagaatCGGCCAGAAACACAGATCtagtcacacatttacattcagATACTGATGAGAAGACATCAGTCTTCTCTGAAACTGAGACTGATGAGAGTTGTGATtggaaggagagaaaggaaCTTCAGTCAGGTTCAAACCCGCAAAATAACAGTGAATGTAAAACTGGTGAGAAATCATTGCGCTGCTCTGAGTGTGGTAAACGATTCCGCTATAAGTCAAAGCTGAAAAGACACATGATACTTCACACAGGAGATAAACCATTTAGTTGCTCAGTTTGCAGTAAAACATTTAGTCGAAGGGATAGTCTGACACAACACATGGCGCTCCACACGGGAGAGAAACGATACATCTGCAGTGTTTGTGGCAGAAGATTCACTCGGTCTTATCAGCTCAAAAATCATCGATGCGGTGTTTTTCAGTCCTCAGAGCTTCATCAAACTGAAGAGAACAGGGATGCCGAGCATTTGAAAACAGAAGCCGATGGAGAGGACTGTGtaggaccagaaccagccaggaaTTCAGATCTGGATACACATTTACAACCAGATACTGATGACGAGACTGAGACGGGTGACAGTTGTGATTGGGAGAAGACCAGGGAACCTCAGTCAGGTTCAAACCCTCTGCAAAACTATGAAGTACCTGTAAGTGATGTGGAATGTAATACTGGAAAAACATCAAGTAGCTCCTTTGAATGTTCTACAGGCTTTGGTCACAAAGAACATCTGCAGGAAGAAAACAGAGTCCAAACGGAGGAGAAACAATTTAGTTGCTCGGTTTGTGGTAAAGGATATGTCAATAAGAACTCTTTAAGGAGTCATATGAGGCTTCATTCAGAAGGGAAACATTTCACCTGCTTAGTTTGTAAAAAAACTTTTCTATGGACAGGAGATCTCGTGAAGCACATGAGAacgcacacaggggagaaacccttCAGTTGTTCTGTTTGTGGTAAAGGATACTTCAGTAAGAACTCCTTATTGAATCATATGAGAATTCattcagaaagaaaatgtttcagctgctcagtttgtaatAAGTATTTTCGATGGACGGGAGATCTTGTGAAGCACATGAgaacacacacaggggagaaaccttTTAGTTGTTCAGATTGTGGTAAAAGTTACCCCAGTAAGAACTCCTTACTGAATCATATGAGAATTCATTCAGAAGGAAAAAGtttcagctgctcagtttgtgaaAAAACCTTTCCATGGAGAGTAGAGGTTGTAAAGcacatgagagtccacacaggggagaaacccttCAGTTGTTCAGTCTGTGCTAAAAGATTTGGAGATAAGGGAAATCTGAGACGACACTTAGctgtccacacaggggagaaacgattcagttgttcagtttgtggtaaaggTTTTATAGAAAGTTCACACTTGAACTCACATTTAAGAGTTCATACAGGAGAAAAACCTTTCACATGCTCAGTTTGTAAGTCGAGTTTCAGTCAGAAAAGCAATTTGTCCAAGcacatgagagtccacacaggggagaaacccttcaggtgttctgtctgtggtagAGGATTCACACAAAAGTCACGTCTGAGACAAcacatgagaacccacacaggggagaaataA